A single genomic interval of Cucumis sativus cultivar 9930 chromosome 7, Cucumber_9930_V3, whole genome shotgun sequence harbors:
- the LOC101210654 gene encoding DNA mismatch repair protein PMS1 gives MEVGLAVDSPAIKPINKGIVHRICAGQVILDLSSAVKELVENSLDAGATSIEISLKDYGEEWFQVIDNGSGISPTNFRVLALKHHTSKLSDFPDLQSLTTYGFRGEALSSLCSLGTLTVETKTKNESVATHLTFDHSGLLVAEKKTARQVGTTVMVKKLFSNLPVRSKEFSRNIRKEYGKLISLLNAYAVIARGVRFLCTNSAGKNAKSVVFKTQGSGSIKDNIITVFGMNTFNCLESVCILLSDDCKVDGFVSKSGQGSGRNLGDRQFFFVNNRPVDMPKVSKLVNELYKSANSRQYPIAILNFTLPSKACDVNVTPDKRKIFFSDETHILQTLREELLKIYSPTNACYSVNKVEEPTVQVDSLELCSDNGKLSMLLEHFSSDGGDLRDASSHQPKTDDDDSFNKIKNVEQSPHSTEMLNSDDEENATRKDFALRTHGTKKADVPLNDHDQHKRTYLSNKKGVHVTPFSPLLSVTGTDTSRVQSSLDKFVTINKRKSETLSAPLSEVPVLRNQFLNNQWKKTCPDIASKDIECTNGNFQVFDDFVVGNDEDGSIQFKTDRVVSKVYLPPSSADHSDDGEATEECTGEAVAKVHSSVIESTASPTKDLAMMSEDLPLPGCSIQPSGFLKESSSPQLKLCSTFHFDFHELKKRRFQRQLRFKLNGYTCERKKLKCHYAAATLKLSQTDNEDRKARALEAAARELDRLFRKKDFSRMKVIGQFNLGFIIGKLDQDLFIVDQHAADEKYNFERLSQSTILNQQPLLRPLGLELSAEEEVVVSIHMDVFRKNGFTIEEDPRSLPGNRFRLKAVPFSKNITFGVEDVKDLISTLADSEGECSIIGSYRMDTADSVCPSRVRAMLASRACRSSVMIGDPLGRNEMQKILEHLAELKSPWNCPHGRPTMRHLVDLTTVKRSEESEADC, from the exons ATGGAGGTCGGGCTTGCTGTCGATTCCCCTGCCATTAAGCCCATTAACAAAGGTATCGTCCACCGAATTTGCGCTGGCCAAGTCATTCTCGACCTTTCTTCCGCCGTCAAGGAGTTAGTCGAGAACAGCTTGGACGCTGGAGCCACTAGCATCGAGATTTCCTTGAAAGATTATGGAGAAGAATGGTTCCAGGTCATCGATAATGGGTCCGGCATTTCTCCCACCAATTTCAGG GTTCTTGCTCTTAAGCATCATACGTCGAAATTGTCTGATTTTCCTGATCTTCAATCTTTAACTACCTATGGTTTCAGAGGAGAGGCATTGAGTTCTCTTTGTTCTCTTGGGACTTTGACCGTTGAAACTAAGACAAAGAATGAGTCTGTTGCAACCCACTTAACTTTTGATCATTCAGGACTACTAGTTGCTGAGAAGAAAACTGCACGCCAAGTTGGAACCACTGTCATGGTTAAGAAGTTATTCTCCAATTTACCTGTGCGCAGCAAAGAGTTCAGTCGTAATATTCGAAAGGAATATGGCAAGCTCATTTCATTGTTGAAT GCCTATGCTGTCATAGCAAGAGGAGTTAGATTTTTATGCACTAATTCTGCTGGAAAAAATGCGAAGTCTGTGGTATTCAAAACTCAAGGAAGTGGTTCCATTAAGGACAACATCATAACAGTATTTGGTATGAATACCTTCAACTGCTTGGAGTctgtatgtatattattatcaGATGATTGCAAAGTTGATGGATTTGTATCGAAAAGTGGGCAGGGAAGTGGGAGGAATTTGGGAGATCGACAATTCTTTTTTGTCAATAATCGACCTGTGGATATGCCTAAAGTGAGCAAACTTGTAAATGAGTTATATAAAAGTGCAAACTCCCGGCAATATCCAATTGCAATATTGAATTTCACTCTTCCAAGTAAAGCTTGTGATGTCAATGTAACTCCtgataagagaaaaatatttttctctgaTGAAACTCACATTTTGCAAACATTGAGAGAGGAATTACTGAAGATCTATTCACCAACTAATGCCTGTTATTCTGTGAACAAAGTTGAAGAACCTACTGTACAAGTTGATAGCCTTGAGCTGTGTTCTGATAATGGGAAATTGAGTATGTTATTGGAACATTTCTCATCTGATGGGGGTGATCTCAGAGATGCTTCTTCTCATCAGCCAAAGACTGATGATGATGattctttcaataaaattaaaaatgtggAACAATCCCCACATTCTACTGAGATGTTAAATAGTGATGATGAGGAAAATGCAACCAGAAAGGACTTTGCTCTTAGAACGCATGGCACGAAGAAGGCTGATGTTCctttaaacgatcatgatcAGCATAAGAGAACATATCTCAGTAACAAGAAAGGTGTACACGTTACTCCTTTCTCTCCATTGTTGTCAGTTACTGGAACAGATACAAGCCGTGTTCAATCTTCACTTGACAAGTTTGTAACtataaacaagagaaaaagtGAAACTTTGTCTGCACCACTGTCTGAAGTGCCCGTCTTAAGAAACCAATTTCTTAATAATCAATGGAAGAAAACCTGTCCCGATATCGCATCCAAGGATATAGAATGCACTAATGGAAACTTCCAGGTGTTTGATGATTTTGTAGTTGGGAATGATGAAGACGGctcaattcaatttaaaacagATAGAGTCGTCAGTAAAGTTTATCTTCCACCATCCTCTGCAGACCATAGTGATGATGGAGAAGCAACAGAG GAATGTACAGGGGAAGCCGTAGCCAAGGTGCATTCTTCTGTGATAGAATCTACTGCTTCACCCACCAAGGATCTTGCGATGATGTCTGAGGATCTCCCACTGCCTGGCTGCTCAATACAACCTTCTGGTTTTCTGAAAGAAAGCTCCAGTCCTCAGTTGAAGTTATGTTCAACGTTTCATTTTGACTTTCATGAgctgaagaaaagaaggtttCAGAGGCAGTTGAGATTCAAATTGAATGGCTATACATGTGAAcgaaaaaagttgaaatg CCACTATGCTGCTGCTACTCTGAAGCTTTCCCAAACTGATAATGAAGACAGGAAAGCAAGAGCTTTAGAGGCTGCTGCTAGGGAATTGGACAGGCTCTTCAGAAAGAAAGATTTTAGTAGAATGAAG gtGATTGGACAATTCAACCTTGGATTTATCATTGGGAAGTTAGATCAAGATCTATTTATTGTTGATCAG caTGCGGCTGATGAGAAGTACAATTTTGAGCGACTGTCACAATCAACAATTTTGAACCAACAGCCTTTACTACG GCCGTTGGGGTTGGAACTATCTGCTGAAGAAGAAGTTGTCGTTTCGATTCACATGGATGTATTCAG GAAAAATGGATTTACTATAGAGGAAGATCCACGTTCTCTACCTGGCAATCGATTCAGATTAAAAGCTGTCCcttttagtaaaaatataacatttggAGTTGAAG ATGTTAAGGACCTGATTTCTACACTTGCTGATAGTGAGGGTGAGTGTTCTATAATCGGCTCTTATCGGATGGACACTGCTGATTCAGTCTGCCCTTCCCGAGTTCGAGCAATGCTGGCATCTCGGGCATGTAGATCTTCTGTTATGATTGGTGATCCACTAGGGAGAAATGAAATGCAGAAG ATATTGGAGCATTTGGCAGAGCTGAAATCTCCTTGGAACTGCCCTCATGGTAGGCCAACCATGAGACACTTGGTGGATCTTACAACGGTTAAAAGGTCAGAAGAAAGTGAAGCTGACTGTTGA
- the LOC101210411 gene encoding uncharacterized protein OsI_027940 — translation MSRHPEVKWAQRLDKVFITVQLPDSKDSKVNLEPDGVFTFSGSAGSENHHYELKLELFDKVNVEESKVNIGVRSIFCILEKAEKGWWKKLLRGDGKPPHYVKVDWDKWVDEDEDDGTAGLGDLDLGGMDFSKFGGMGGMGGMGGMGGMGDMDMGDMGDIGDDNDSDESDDDEQEVSKPEKSGESAKPEGEIKGGVGSSEEKKEAAAST, via the exons ATGAG TCGTCATCCTGAGGTGAAATGGGCTCAGAGACTGGACAAAGTCTTCATCACTGTACAACTCCCTGACTCAAAGGATTCTAAGGTCAATCTTGAGCCAGATGGAGTATTCACTTTCTCTGGTAGTGCTGGTTCGGAGAATCATCATTACGAACTGAAGTTGGAGCTTTTCGATAAAGTTAATGTTGAA GAAAGTAAAGTTAACATTGGAGTTAGGAGCATATTCTGTATCCTAGAAAAGGCAGAGAAGGGATGGTGGAAAAAGCTATTGCGTGGAGATGGAAAGCCACCCCATTATGTCAAAGTAGATTGGGACAAATGGGTGGATGAGGATGAAGATGATG GAACTGCTGGTCTAGGTGACTTGGATTTGGGAGGCATGGACTTTTCG AAATTTGGCGGTATGGGTGGTATGGGTGGCATGGGCGGCATGGGCGGCATGGGTGACATGGACATGGGAGACATGGGTGATATAGGAGATGATAACGACTCTGATGAGAGTGATGATGATG AACAAGAGGTGTCAAAGCCAGAGAAAAGCGGGGAGTCTGCAAAGCCAGAGGGTGAAATCAAAGGTGGAGTTGGGTCCtcagaagagaaaaaggaagcTGCAGCTAGCACATGA